The Cytobacillus oceanisediminis genomic interval AATCTCCCGTTCCTTTTCCCTGAGCTCGGTCAGATCTTTAAGGATGATGAAGGTCCCATTCGACTTACCGGGTAGATCAAGACTTATCTTCTTAACACGGAATACCTTATTCATCATTTTCATTTCTTTTACAAGGAGCTCTTCCGGCTCGTTAAGAATTTCTTGAATACATGGAAAGCACTCAATCAGCGGAACGCCGGGCCTGCAATCTTCCTTACCGATTTCGTGAATGAGATTGGTAGCTGATGGATTGTTATAGACAACCTTATTTTCATGGTCAATAAAGAATAGTGATTCCTCAATAACCTCTGGAATGATCGGCCGATCCTCTGCCATTCCAATGAGTATTCCGCTCAAGGTTTCTGTCGCTTCTGATAACGCTTCCAATTTGAGCTGCCGCTGAAGCTTTTCACTGATATCCTTCTCCATAATCAGTGCTCCGATGACACGGTCCTCTGATCCTTTAATCGGCACGACGCTTTGTTCCACCGTCTTGCCCTCCTGTGTCAAGGCGCGATTGAGAAACATATTTTTCCCTGTCCTCAGGGTATATAAAACGGCGGGTTCAAAAGCTTCATAGGCGAACTTGCCTGCGACAGGCTTCTGATAAACTGATTTAGCAGTATTTGGGGCAGCTTCAGCTACTACTATCGCATGTTTCCCTTCTTTAGTAGGACAATCAACAAAAACGTTTGCCTGGTTCAGATCGGCGATTAATGAAAGATTGGCAGAGACCTCTTTAATCCTTTCGACATCCATTTTTGAAAGACTTGTATGAAGAGTGCATAACTCTTCGACTGAGAAGTTTGGCATAAACGGAGATCTCCCAATAAATTTTTAAAAGTGTCAGAATATATAAAAATATTAAAGGGAATGCAGAAGAATGTCAACATCGTTTTCGATTGTTTAATAGGAAATTTGGTACAGTTATGGAATTCTCCTGGAGAATGGAAAAGGCAGCTGGAAAAAATGGAATCCTGCTGCCTTCCTATACTATTTAAGCTGTGCTAATTTTACACCGCTGGCTTTATGCTTTAATATTGCCTCTATCAAATCGGCCAGATGGGCACCCGCCTCAACAGGGGGAACCCCTCCCTCATGAATATTGCTGATAACAGTGCGATCTGCTTCGACAGTATCCTCATTGGGCTGGTATATCAGGTAGGCACTAATGCTTTTAGCGGTTGCCAATCCAGGCCTTTCTCCTATGAGTGAAATGACGCAATCACAATTGACAATAGATGCTACATCATCCTGAATCCAAACTCTGCTCCGCTTTATAAAAACAGGATCTCCAATGGTAATCTTTTTCGATTTTAAGCCTTGCACAAGCGCAGGCAGCAGATCTCTTATATTTGCTTCAACACCTGTTGAACTCAATCCATCCGATACAATGATTTGAACCTGTTTATTTTTCGGAAGATTTTCTGCAGCCCATTTTCTGGATGTTTCATTGAGTTGTCTCCCGCTGTCCAGGTCCATTAAGTATTGGTCCATCGTTTCAGATTTTGAAAAGAGCAAAGGCAGCTTTAATTCCTTCAGCAAATCCTCAGAAACGTCTTTAAACACTGCGTCCTGGGCTGCTGCGTGATCTATCCTGAATTCCAGGTAATTCTTTGTTTTCATACGTGTTCCTGTATGCCCTATCCCAATTCTGGCTGGAGTAATGGATTGCGCCTTCTCGATCTCTTCCCGATTGGCTGGCTGTTCTACGCCCACTTGTTTGATCTTTTCGTAAATGATATTACGGACATTTGATTCCTCTGTTTCTGCAGATTCTTTTGCCATAGGTTTGCTTTTTATTTGCCCTTCTTTCTGGAGCTCTTCCATTACCTGCTTTACGATTGTCTGAATATCCATTACTGATTCCCCCTTCCTACTTAAAAATAGATAGATCTCCCGCACGTTCGGTTAGTTTGCCATTTTCCATAATTCCCATCTTCTCCAGCCATATCTCGAATTCACGCAGGGGGCGGAGCCCAAGCATTTCTCTTAAGCTTGCATCATCATGATAGCTGGTATCCTGATAGCTTAGCATAACGTCGTCTCCGCCAGGCACGCCCATATAAAAATTCGCACCGGCAAGAGCAGTCAGCATACCGGCGATTTCCTGATCATTTTGATCTGCCTGCATATGGTTGGTATATGTAGGGGCTATCCCCATCGGAAGTCCATGCATTTTCCCCATAAAAAGGTCCTCGAGATCTGCACGAATCACCTGTTTGCCGTCATAAATTGTTTCAGGCCCGATAAAACCTGATACATTATTAACCATGAACGGCTTCCAATGCCGGGCGTATCCATAGGTACGTGCTTCGAGTGTCTGCATATCTATGCCAAGATGGGCATCCAGCGATACTTCCGATCCCTGGCCAGTTTCGAAGTATAGCTGATTCGGGCCAGTTGATGTGCCTTGTGTAGCCATCAGCTGAAAGGCTTCATCCAGAATATCCTTTGAAACTCCAAAATCATCATTTGCCTCCTGTGTACCCGCAAGGCTTTGGAACATAAGCGCTATAGGGGCACCTTTTTTGAGGGCATGCATTTGTGTTGTAATATGGGCAAGAACACAGTTCTGCGTTGGGATTTCCCACTTTTGAATAAAATCATGGGTCATATGTAAAATTCTCGAGACTGATTCAACAGAGTCATTGTTGGGGTTCACACCTATGACGGCATCACCCGAACCATAGGACAGGCCTTCTTTCATGGATGCAAGAATACCTTCGGGATTATCAATGGGATGATTTGGCTGGCAGCGGAATGCCAGGCGTCCAGGCTCGCCAATCGTTGTGTTGCAATGGGCAGTTGGCCTGATTTTCTGTGAAGCTATTACAAGGTCTATGCTCGACATCAGCTTTGCTGCAGCGGAGATCATTTCGCTCGTCAGACCCCTGCTGATTCTGAACAAATCCGAGGTACTGGTTTGGTGGGACAAAATATAATCCCTTAATTCTCCAACAGACCAGTTTGCGATTTCTTTATAAATAAAAAGATTAAGATCATCATATATTATGCGGGTTACTTCATCCATTTCATACGGAATAACCGGATTCTCGTATATTTCCTTTAGTGTTATTTCACTTAACCCCACTTTGGCTGCCATTCGTTCAAGAGAAGATCCTGCAGCAATGCCTGCCATTTTATCCCCTGATTTCTCCTCACTGGCTTTTGCCAAAACATCTGCAATTGAACGGAATTGATAGGTTTCATTCTTTAAGGTACATGTAAACATAAATAGCCTCCCTTCGAGTATAGGGAGCGGTCTGCAACAACTATAATCATTACAGTAAGCGGTTACATTCCGCTCCATACAAAAAGGCGCCTTAACAGTATAAGCCATAAAACAGCTTACCTATTAAGGCGCCCTCACCTAGTATTTTCACTTGTCCATAATTATATCAAGTAATTAACTGAAAAGATAGACTTTTTTAAATGTAAATAAATGTCTTATGAAAACATCCTCTCCACCATTCTTCCTTCCCGCCCTTTCGTCGTTTCGGCCTGGGATAAGGAATTCAGAATTGCTTCCTCTGCCGCTTCTGCAGCACCTTGGAAAAGCTTGTTCATAATCGGATGGTCGTCTCTGATCAAATGTGCAAATTCAACTTGTTCAGTGCTCTGGTGAGAAATGGTTCTGGCAGTTGAAAAAGCAATGACAATATCCCCGCTGCCGTTGCTGAAATGGCTGCCTGTCCGGCCGAGGCCAATGCCGCATCTTTTGGCAAGCCTTTTCAGCTGCCTGTCACTCACGGGTGCGTTCGTGGCCAGGATGATCATAATCGAACCATCAGGCGTGTCCTTCGTTTCCTGGGGAATTTCCGACAGGCCGTATTTGCTGAATGGAAATTCATCTTTATTGCCAAAATTGGTGACCACCAGACACCCGAGTATGTATTCTTTTGAGCTTTGTTCTTCGCTGATGACTCGCGATGACGCTCCTACTCCGCCCTTATATCCGAAACACACCATGCCTTTCCCTGCTCCGACAGCACCTTCCTCCGCTCTTTCCGGATTGGCATTTTCAATGGCTGCTATTGCATGTTCCGGTCTCACAGGAAGTGTCCGAATGGAATTTAGGTACCCATCATTGCATTCTCCCACGACGATATTGACCGTTCCAGTTGTGCCTCCAATTTCAGGAGTAGTTCGTAACAAGTATTCCAGGGTTCCATGTGTGACCGCTGGAACTCCAAATGTGTTTGTCAGCATGATGGGAGATTCAATAAGGCCTAATTCTTCGACCTGTACCAGACCCGTCGTTTTTCCAAAGCCATTGATGACATAGCTCGCTGCCGGGACCTTTTCACGGAATAAATTCCCTCCATGAGGCAAAACTGCGGTTACACCAGTACAGACATGTTGGCCATCATCGAGGGGATAATCCAGAGTGAATTGGCCTACCAGGACCCCTTCTACATCTGTAATGCAATTCTTTTTGCCAGGCTGCAGTTTTCCAATCGTTACTCCTCTTTCTCTAATCTTCATTTGGCTCCTCCTTAAAAATGGCATTCATTAGAATTTCCATTTGTTTTCATTTATAATAGAAAAATATTTAGATTACCTAATCATTTTACATCGTTTTTGGGAGGATTTATATGGCTCATACTATAGCTAGTGATGCAAAAAAACAGAGTGCAGGCTCTGATAAGATTTGGTCTAGAGATTTTGTGCTCATATTGATGTCCAATTTTTTTATTTTTCTCGGATTTCAAATGACATTGCCCACCATCCCTCTTTTTGTAGAAAAATTGGGAGGGAATGACCAGCTGATCGGGATTGTAGTCGGCATCTTTACATTCTCTGCCCTGCTATTGCGTCCTTATGCAGGGCATACGCTGGAGACGAAGGGAAGGCGTTTTGTCTATTTAACGGGCCTCGCGATTTTCGTTCTTTCGGTTGGTTCTTTTGGATTTGTTAATAGTTTAATCTTCTTATTTGTCTTAAGGATTGTCCAAGGATTTGGCTGGGGTTTTTCAACTACAGCCTCCGGAACGATTGCCACCGATTTGATACCTGCTAAGCGGCGCGGGGAAGGGATGGGCTACTTCGGTCTTTCCGGGAACATAGCCCTGGCTTTCGGCCCCACCCTGGGACTGGCGCTGGCCGGAGTTATATCCTTCAAACTCTTATTTTTAATTTGTGCCCTGCTGGGTTTAGCCGCACTGGTATTATCATCGAGAATCAAGTACAGGCAGGCTGAAAAACAAAGTGTTCCCTTGAAGCGGTGGGACATCTATGAAAAAAGTGCCTTAAGGCCTTCATTTCTTTTATTTTTCATTACGGTCACCTTCGGGGGCATCGCTTCGTTTCTTCCAATATACTCTGCTCAAAAAGGCATAGGCGGAATACACTGGTATTTCCTGCTGTTTGCGATTGCCTTAATGATTTCGCGGACTTTTGCCGGCAGATTATATGATCAAAGGGGGCATCAGGCTGTGTTTTTACCTGGTGCGGTGCTGATTTTAGCAGCCATGTTCCTGCTGGCATGGCTGCCTGACAGCATGATCATGTATATAGCGGCCATTCTTTATGGTCTAGGATTTGGATCGGTCCAGCCTGCCCTACAGGCCTGGTCTGTAAAAGAAGCGCCTGCCAATCGCCGCGGGATGGCCAATGCAACGTTCTTCTCCTTTTTTGATCTTGGTGTTGGGATAGGTGCTATGGTCTTTGGTCAAATCGCCCATTTGTTTGGCTACAGCAGCATTTATATGACAGCAGCCGGTTCAGTAGGGATCTCCATACTATTATATATTTGGATACTGATTACAAAACGAGGTTAACGAGAAAGACGATTTTCCAGAGAGATGCGGAAAATCGTCTTTTTAATATGCTGAGTTTTCCAGTAGGTGCGCCGGGTTCGGGCTCTCACACCGGGTTTTTCGACTTCTCTGTCCGAAGTTGACCCAGGTTCGGACTCTCACACCTGGATTTCCTACTTCTCTGTCCGAAGTTGACCCAGGTTCGGACTCTCACACCGGGTATTTCGAATTCTCTGTCCGAAGTTGACCCGGGTTCGGACTCTCATACTAGCTGTCCGAACAAAAAAAGCCTGCTATAATGCTTTCACCATCCCGCCATCGACCAAAATGGAGCTTCCAGTCACATAGCTGCTTGCGTCGGAAGCTAGGAAAGTTACGACGTTCGCAAACTCTTCCGGGGTTCCATATCTGCGCAGCGGGATATTGTTTTTGGCTCTTTCTGCAACTTCTTCTTTGGAGATGTTTTGCCGGTCCGCGTTATGCTGATCCAGATAATCAACCCTGTCCGTCGCAATCCTTCCCGGAGCTACTGTATTGATTAAGATATTATAAGCTGCCAATTCCTCTGAGAGTGTTTTGGTCATTCCGACAATGCCCAATCGGAAAGTATTGGAGAGCAGAAGTCCTGGTATCGGCTGCTTAATACTAGAAGAAGCAATATTAATGATCCTGCCGCCATTTTTCTTTAATTCGGGAAGCGCCTCACGGATCAGCCTTACATGGCTTAATAGATTTAATTGAAATGCTTTTTCCCAATCTTCATCTGTTAAGGATTCAAACGTTCCCCCGGGAGGTCCGCCGGCATTATTGATCAAAATATCGATTCCGCCAAGGGTTTCAGCTGTATATTTGACTAACTCTTTTATATCTTCCGGCTTTGTAACATCTGCACGGTAATACTCAATATCAGCATTATATTGGTCACGGAATTCCTTTTGAACAGCTTGCAGTTTTGCTTCATCCCTGCTTGTAATCATCACATTGGCGCCTTCCTGTGCAAGCTGTGCCGCAATTGCTTTACCCAGTCCCTGGCTTGAAGCCACCACAAGCGCTTTTTTATTTTTCAGGTTTAAATCCATCACAATTCCTCCTATTGTTTGACGCAAAGTGCCATCCATTCATCCACTTTAAAGGATTGCACCCTGCCGTCATCATGTAATTCGATTTGAAAGTAATCCGCAGCAGCTTGATCAGCCTGCAAAATATAATCTTCGACCGCCCTAATCTGTTCGTCACTTTCGGCTGTCCGCCTTACCCAGGACGGGAAATCAAATTGTTTCTTCCTGCTCTTCGAGTTCGTTTCATGCAGCCCGTAAGCAGCAAATAGCTTTCTCCACTCTCCTGTCGACAAACACCGGTAATGACTGTCATCCCGCAATTTCTCAACAGTGTTCATAAAGCCAGCCAGCTCTTTTTCTTCAGGTGATACGTTATCGATCATCAGGAAATGGCCGCCTGGTTTTAAAACCCTTCCAGCTTCCGAAATGAACTTTTCCGGATTGGGAAAATGATGGGGGGCTATCCGGCAGGTTACGGCATCAAAGTACTTATCCAGAAATGGCAAAGCTTCAGCATCCGCGAGGACATACCAGATATTTTTAAAACTTTCCAAATGGCGTGCGGTATTGGCCAGCATTTCTTTTGTCAAATCAGCTGCGAAGACCTGGGAAACAAAAGGTGCCATACTTTTGGCCACATGCCCGCCCCCTGTTGCGATATCTAACACCACCCAATCCTTCTGGGGATTCAGGGTTTGAACGAGCTGATTTAATTCAGCCGCGTCTCCATGAATTTTACTTGTCACATATTTTTCTGCATTTTTACCGAAAGTATTTTGTACCTTTTTCTTTACCTCTTCCTTTTCCATAAGAAATCACCACTCATCAAAAATTGGAACAGTTCTCCTATTTAGTTCTATACAAATCCCTATATTCCTGTCAGTTTAATAGAAAAAGAGCCTGCCACATGTTAAATGGCAGGCTTCAAGATTATCTTGCAGGTACAAGAATAAGCTTTCCTTTTGTTTGCCTCGACTGCATTCTTTCATGCACTTTGGCAGCGTCCTCAAGAGG includes:
- the eutC gene encoding ethanolamine ammonia-lyase subunit EutC is translated as MDIQTIVKQVMEELQKEGQIKSKPMAKESAETEESNVRNIIYEKIKQVGVEQPANREEIEKAQSITPARIGIGHTGTRMKTKNYLEFRIDHAAAQDAVFKDVSEDLLKELKLPLLFSKSETMDQYLMDLDSGRQLNETSRKWAAENLPKNKQVQIIVSDGLSSTGVEANIRDLLPALVQGLKSKKITIGDPVFIKRSRVWIQDDVASIVNCDCVISLIGERPGLATAKSISAYLIYQPNEDTVEADRTVISNIHEGGVPPVEAGAHLADLIEAILKHKASGVKLAQLK
- a CDS encoding MFS transporter, whose translation is MAHTIASDAKKQSAGSDKIWSRDFVLILMSNFFIFLGFQMTLPTIPLFVEKLGGNDQLIGIVVGIFTFSALLLRPYAGHTLETKGRRFVYLTGLAIFVLSVGSFGFVNSLIFLFVLRIVQGFGWGFSTTASGTIATDLIPAKRRGEGMGYFGLSGNIALAFGPTLGLALAGVISFKLLFLICALLGLAALVLSSRIKYRQAEKQSVPLKRWDIYEKSALRPSFLLFFITVTFGGIASFLPIYSAQKGIGGIHWYFLLFAIALMISRTFAGRLYDQRGHQAVFLPGAVLILAAMFLLAWLPDSMIMYIAAILYGLGFGSVQPALQAWSVKEAPANRRGMANATFFSFFDLGVGIGAMVFGQIAHLFGYSSIYMTAAGSVGISILLYIWILITKRG
- a CDS encoding SDR family oxidoreductase, whose translation is MDLNLKNKKALVVASSQGLGKAIAAQLAQEGANVMITSRDEAKLQAVQKEFRDQYNADIEYYRADVTKPEDIKELVKYTAETLGGIDILINNAGGPPGGTFESLTDEDWEKAFQLNLLSHVRLIREALPELKKNGGRIINIASSSIKQPIPGLLLSNTFRLGIVGMTKTLSEELAAYNILINTVAPGRIATDRVDYLDQHNADRQNISKEEVAERAKNNIPLRRYGTPEEFANVVTFLASDASSYVTGSSILVDGGMVKAL
- a CDS encoding ethanolamine ammonia-lyase subunit EutB, whose translation is MFTCTLKNETYQFRSIADVLAKASEEKSGDKMAGIAAGSSLERMAAKVGLSEITLKEIYENPVIPYEMDEVTRIIYDDLNLFIYKEIANWSVGELRDYILSHQTSTSDLFRISRGLTSEMISAAAKLMSSIDLVIASQKIRPTAHCNTTIGEPGRLAFRCQPNHPIDNPEGILASMKEGLSYGSGDAVIGVNPNNDSVESVSRILHMTHDFIQKWEIPTQNCVLAHITTQMHALKKGAPIALMFQSLAGTQEANDDFGVSKDILDEAFQLMATQGTSTGPNQLYFETGQGSEVSLDAHLGIDMQTLEARTYGYARHWKPFMVNNVSGFIGPETIYDGKQVIRADLEDLFMGKMHGLPMGIAPTYTNHMQADQNDQEIAGMLTALAGANFYMGVPGGDDVMLSYQDTSYHDDASLREMLGLRPLREFEIWLEKMGIMENGKLTERAGDLSIFK
- a CDS encoding sensor histidine kinase; the protein is MPNFSVEELCTLHTSLSKMDVERIKEVSANLSLIADLNQANVFVDCPTKEGKHAIVVAEAAPNTAKSVYQKPVAGKFAYEAFEPAVLYTLRTGKNMFLNRALTQEGKTVEQSVVPIKGSEDRVIGALIMEKDISEKLQRQLKLEALSEATETLSGILIGMAEDRPIIPEVIEESLFFIDHENKVVYNNPSATNLIHEIGKEDCRPGVPLIECFPCIQEILNEPEELLVKEMKMMNKVFRVKKISLDLPGKSNGTFIILKDLTELREKEREIAVKSVAIREIHHRVKNNLQTVASLLRLQMRRGVPEESKVHFVESLNRISSIASVYEIILSSSSVDEVDIYSLIEKIGNMLVHEAKHEQKKIHIQYRGPKLLIDSEKAVSLSLVINELIQNCVKHAFRHMHEGIVEVCFEYSNGEIKVEVIDNGEGYSPEAKPSLGLDIVKMMIEHDLSGHFLIERAETGTIAAVQFPFERKAE
- a CDS encoding P1 family peptidase; protein product: MKIRERGVTIGKLQPGKKNCITDVEGVLVGQFTLDYPLDDGQHVCTGVTAVLPHGGNLFREKVPAASYVINGFGKTTGLVQVEELGLIESPIMLTNTFGVPAVTHGTLEYLLRTTPEIGGTTGTVNIVVGECNDGYLNSIRTLPVRPEHAIAAIENANPERAEEGAVGAGKGMVCFGYKGGVGASSRVISEEQSSKEYILGCLVVTNFGNKDEFPFSKYGLSEIPQETKDTPDGSIMIILATNAPVSDRQLKRLAKRCGIGLGRTGSHFSNGSGDIVIAFSTARTISHQSTEQVEFAHLIRDDHPIMNKLFQGAAEAAEEAILNSLSQAETTKGREGRMVERMFS
- a CDS encoding class I SAM-dependent methyltransferase, encoding MEKEEVKKKVQNTFGKNAEKYVTSKIHGDAAELNQLVQTLNPQKDWVVLDIATGGGHVAKSMAPFVSQVFAADLTKEMLANTARHLESFKNIWYVLADAEALPFLDKYFDAVTCRIAPHHFPNPEKFISEAGRVLKPGGHFLMIDNVSPEEKELAGFMNTVEKLRDDSHYRCLSTGEWRKLFAAYGLHETNSKSRKKQFDFPSWVRRTAESDEQIRAVEDYILQADQAAADYFQIELHDDGRVQSFKVDEWMALCVKQ